One genomic segment of Planktothrix serta PCC 8927 includes these proteins:
- a CDS encoding PAP/fibrillin family protein translates to MMLTQTDLKQQLIAKIEAVQSQLGGLNGSPVTNVKIKPALAEEIEAMVVQLEAKNPNYRPLLHNPLLLNGAWLLLYSTAREIRSLASLPLGLKVGKIYQIIDVESRQFFNQAFVKHPLGLISGYVKVTATFEPVVDDNKLPNNRLNVFFQQRYIAISNIVGVKTPQLEPARVVPARNPVGRIPSLEITYLDETFRIGRGGDGSLFVLIKSELG, encoded by the coding sequence ATGATGTTAACCCAAACCGACTTAAAACAACAATTAATCGCTAAAATTGAGGCAGTACAATCTCAACTTGGAGGATTAAACGGTTCTCCCGTCACGAATGTTAAAATCAAACCCGCTCTCGCAGAAGAAATTGAAGCGATGGTGGTTCAACTAGAAGCTAAAAACCCTAACTATCGTCCCTTACTGCATAATCCTTTATTATTAAATGGAGCTTGGTTACTGCTCTATTCTACTGCAAGAGAAATTCGCAGTTTAGCTTCACTACCTTTAGGTTTAAAAGTGGGAAAAATCTATCAAATTATTGATGTCGAGTCTCGGCAATTTTTTAATCAAGCCTTTGTCAAACATCCATTAGGATTGATTTCGGGTTATGTTAAAGTAACGGCTACCTTTGAACCTGTTGTTGATGATAATAAGTTACCCAATAACCGCCTGAATGTTTTCTTTCAACAACGCTATATCGCCATTTCTAATATTGTAGGAGTTAAGACTCCTCAACTGGAACCCGCCCGTGTTGTTCCCGCCCGAAATCCCGTAGGTCGAATCCCCAGTTTAGAGATTACTTACCTGGATGAAACCTTTCGTATTGGTCGAGGAGGGGATGGGAGTTTGTTTGTTTTAATTAAGAGTGAATTAGGGTAA
- a CDS encoding PH domain-containing protein, whose amino-acid sequence MGLIDGLLGNASEIDQGRLQNELVKLLAEGESVERAYQLIRDLIVFTNKRLIFIDKQGITGKKIEYHSIPYRSIIHFSIETSGHFDLDAELKIWISGSSAPIEREFNRKLNIYEVQSVLAYYVLK is encoded by the coding sequence ATGGGATTAATCGATGGCTTGTTAGGTAACGCATCTGAAATTGATCAGGGAAGACTGCAAAATGAACTGGTTAAGCTTTTAGCAGAGGGTGAGTCTGTAGAGAGAGCTTATCAGTTAATTCGAGACTTAATTGTATTCACCAATAAACGATTGATCTTTATTGATAAACAAGGAATTACCGGGAAAAAAATTGAATATCACTCTATTCCCTATCGCAGTATTATTCATTTTAGCATTGAAACATCGGGACATTTTGACCTTGATGCAGAGTTAAAAATCTGGATATCAGGAAGCTCTGCCCCCATCGAAAGGGAGTTTAACAGAAAGCTGAATATCTATGAAGTTCAAAGTGTATTAGCTTATTATGTGCTGAAGTAA
- a CDS encoding DNA methyltransferase, producing MLSTVKQRPEYTFKHNQNLGRHGWLRLTPAYGVKLVEKLLTSVEPDAIILDPFSGTGTTGLVAAEQGKQTILLDINPFLVWLGNAKCRNYSQAELTDIRNRIKLVFQDYKTLINQDNWIPPIFNIERWWSRHTLKLLTALRTALVNYFGEPENNHYSLVWIAFCRLIIETSSASFNHVSMSFQETVTQFDIEYTEELFLTILEFILKTAETHISGIVTVIEKDSKALIGLDHIKVDQVITSPPYPNRMSYIRELRPYMYWTKFITEAKEAGEIDWLAIGGTWGIATSRLNSWQIEENNLPKELFITVDKIKKSGGKNADLMAIYVLKYFHDIHLHLSSLISILKAQAKLYYIIGNSNFFDNTVDTASILSKSMKMLGYKQINSEIIRKRNCNKALYEYCVSANRPKV from the coding sequence ATGTTATCAACTGTAAAACAAAGACCGGAATATACGTTTAAACATAATCAGAATTTAGGGCGACATGGATGGTTACGTCTGACTCCTGCCTATGGTGTGAAATTAGTTGAAAAGCTTTTAACTTCTGTTGAACCAGATGCAATTATTCTTGATCCATTTTCGGGTACAGGAACTACTGGACTTGTGGCGGCTGAACAGGGAAAACAGACAATTTTATTAGATATTAATCCGTTTTTAGTTTGGCTAGGAAATGCGAAATGTAGAAACTATTCTCAGGCTGAATTAACAGATATCAGGAACCGAATAAAACTTGTTTTTCAGGACTACAAAACTTTAATTAATCAAGACAATTGGATACCTCCTATTTTCAATATTGAAAGATGGTGGTCTAGGCATACCCTAAAATTACTGACAGCTTTGCGAACTGCTTTAGTCAATTATTTTGGCGAGCCCGAAAATAATCATTATAGTTTAGTGTGGATTGCTTTTTGCCGTCTGATTATCGAAACTTCTTCCGCCTCATTTAACCATGTTTCTATGTCATTTCAGGAAACAGTTACCCAGTTTGATATAGAATATACTGAAGAATTATTTTTGACTATTCTTGAGTTTATTTTAAAAACCGCAGAAACCCATATTTCAGGGATTGTAACTGTTATTGAGAAAGATTCTAAAGCTCTAATCGGATTAGATCATATTAAAGTTGATCAAGTTATTACTTCACCTCCTTATCCTAATCGTATGAGTTATATTCGTGAACTGCGTCCTTATATGTATTGGACTAAGTTTATAACTGAAGCAAAAGAAGCAGGTGAAATTGACTGGTTAGCAATTGGGGGAACTTGGGGAATTGCTACCAGTCGTTTAAATTCTTGGCAAATTGAAGAAAATAATTTACCCAAAGAATTATTTATAACTGTCGATAAAATTAAAAAATCTGGGGGTAAAAATGCTGATTTAATGGCTATTTATGTGTTAAAATATTTTCATGATATTCATCTTCATTTGTCTTCACTTATATCTATTCTTAAAGCTCAAGCCAAGTTGTATTATATTATTGGTAATTCCAATTTCTTTGATAACACTGTTGACACAGCATCAATTCTATCTAAGTCTATGAAAATGTTAGGCTATAAACAGATCAATTCTGAAATTATCAGAAAACGAAATTGTAATAAAGCGTTATATGAATATTGTGTTTCTGCAAATAGACCGAAAGTTTAA